In Mytilus edulis chromosome 6, xbMytEdul2.2, whole genome shotgun sequence, the following proteins share a genomic window:
- the LOC139527718 gene encoding uncharacterized protein: protein MGYEGRNSRKKFVDVRIVRSKTGHAILKGCSFYNWTLDRDLRRLSKDVIDKINTINYRMRLVSLQSANRMKRSEKLVKTFDLPPLKPKQVTIASDGKDDKKIVDANTPKQTDHKKGYNHLLGLRQDMRSASPSDGRDYRKMFYSPAPRSDQDFEDENEDQNVTLIEEQSGSNPHIKVEKCDERLPPVGKPVQGPPEYAQKKPERSASSNSLEVPSPMMKRRSQDGKCVTVLTPNIQSNFSHSESSIVDAIKQDDDASFEKGSTSIIKPLTITCGKPRSTARGQTSNHLTTKRTVSRSLSPRPRLTNRTQATPTLVIKGSSSPN, encoded by the coding sequence ATGGGATACGAAGGTAGAAATAGCAGAAAGAAATTTGTTGATGTACGTATCGTTCGTAGCAAAACTGGACATGCTATATTAAAAGGGTGTTCATTTTATAATTGGACTTTGGACCGAGATTTACGGCGGTTATCCAAAGATGTAATTGATAAAATTAACACTATAAATTATCGGATGAGACTCGTGTCGTTACAGTCTGCAAACAGAATGAAAAGGAGTGAAAAGTTAgtcaaaacttttgatttaccACCTCTTAAACCAAAACAAGTTACGATAGCTTCTGATGGTAAGGATGATAAAAAGATTGTGGATGCAAACACCCCAAAACAAACGGACCATAAAAAAGGATATAATCATTTGTTAGGACTTCGACAAGACATGAGGTCTGCATCTCCATCTGATGGGAGGGATTATAGGAAAATGTTTTATTCCCCTGCACCTCGGTCCGACCAAGATTTTGAAGATGAAAATGAGGACCAAAATGTTACATTGATTGAGGAGCAATCTGGTAGTAATCCCCATATCAAAGTTGAAAAATGTGATGAAAGACTACCACCAGTGGGGAAACCAGTGCAGGGTCCTCCGGAATATGCTCAAAAGAAACCAGAAAGAAGTGCAAGCTCGAATAGTTTAGAAGTTCCATCACCAATGATGAAACGGCGGAGCCAAGATGGGAAGTGCGTAACAGTTCTTACTCCAAATATACAGTCTAATTTTAGTCATTCCGAAAGCAGTATTGTAGATGCAATTAAGCAAGATGATGATGCTTCTTTTGAAAAGGGAAGTACCTCAATTATAAAGCCTTTGACAATTACATGTGGCAAGCCAAGATCAACAGCTAGAGGTCAAACGTCAAATCATTTAACGACAAAGAGGACAGTTTCAAGATCTCTATCACCGCGGCCAAGGTTAACAAATAGGACACAAGCTACACCAACGTTGGTGATTAAAGGATCTAGTTCTCCGAATTAA